GGTTTGTCCATTCGTGGGCGATTAATCCGCGTTTTTCTGCCAGTAGGGATGGATAGCTACAGTCACAGGCATTTAACCCTTCCACGATATCTTCATCCCAGCACCCCGCACAGGTGGGAATATCTAAAGCACGGATTTGGGCAACTACAGCGTTAGGATGGGGTCCATATCCTACCAAATCACCCAGACAATAGATTTTTTCGGCTTGTTGCTTGTCAATATCCTGGAGTACTGCTTCTAAGGCTTGATAGTTGCCATGGATACATGACATCACTGCAATTTTCATGAGATTGCCTCCTCTGCCAAAATTTGCTTGACTTGTTGCTGGTACTGTAAAATGGCGTTGTCTGCCAGACAGCAATCCCCTAGGGTTTGTCGCATTACTACTTGGTCAAGGTTGCTTCCTAATACCTCAATCCCACTAAATAGCTGGGGTCTGCCTTCTAGATGGCGGGGAAAATCTAACTCGAAAAAGTCCGTAGAGGGCACACCTTGCACAAAGTCTGCATAGAGCGATCGCCCATCAGCAACTGTAAAAACTCCCTTGGCACGGGTAACTTCACCATAGGCTCCCTGTGTCAATTCATACCAGAATTCCTGCAAGCTGTCTTCGTCAATTACTTGCCCGGTGGTAGGCGATCGCCACAATTGATTTTGAGAATCAGTTGTCTGTACTGCGGCACCAGGAATAATTTCCTTTGCCCAAGGGTGAAATTCTGAATCTTTCCAGGAGGGAGGTAAGACGGCGACCCTATGGTACGGTAAGCTATCTAAAAGACTGGCGATCGCGCCCAATTCCAAATAGGCAGCTATCTCAATAAACACCCTATCCGCTTTTATCAAGTGACTAATAAATTCAATTTCCTGCCCATCGCTAAATATCTTTAAATTCGTAAATTCGCTTTGCAAATGGGTTTGGTCAATGGGAACATTACCAGTACCAGGAGCGAAATAGAGGATATTGTTTTCACTGGGATCGGCAATTAATATCTGTCGGTGTATCCAGGTGGTTTTACCCGCACCCGCACAGCCAGCAACAACTGTAATCTTTGGCAAACTCATACTATAATGATAATCATTATTCTGGAAAATAATTCCAAAGGATTAAGCATACCATAGGTTGTCACCCAAATATCTAACTATCTCGAATCGAACCCGCGATCGCCAAATGTTCTGCTTCCCGTTGCATCAAAGATATGTGTGCAGAAGTCCAAGGATAAGGTGCTTGACAGTGATGGGCAATTAGTAACCCCCACAAACCCTTAGACGTGAGAATTGGAACAGCGAGGTTTGCACGGACTTGTAACTGACGCAGAAAATTCTGGTGGCATTCTTGAATTGGTTCTAATTCAATATCCGGAATTGCCCTTACCCTACCCGCTAAGTACAATGCGGCATATTCATCATTAAAACACTCAGCCGGACCAATGGAACCCAAAATCGATAGTTCCGGAGTACTCAAAGCTTCAAAAGTGACTTGCCCGTGCCATCTTTGATAAAAATAATATAAAATCACACGGTCAACCTGGAGAGATTCACGCAACTGATTAGTAGTTTGTCTAATCAGTGTATCGCGCTCCATGGTTTTAGTGAGTCTTTTCAGGATGGTTTGTAAGCCGATGTCGGGATATTCTGTCAATTTGTAATTAGATGAAGATTGAGAGTTACTTTCCACAGTGTTGATGGCATACAGGTTGAAGATTTTCACTTTTTCCCATGGTATACCATCAAAGATTGAGAGTATTTACATCCGATAAGTGACGTTTTTGCAGGAAAAATCTTTTGTATCCTGGAGGATAGTCCTCTAACACTCCAAATATTTCATATCCCAGGTTTTCATAAAAACTTAAGGCTTGAAAGCTAAAAGTATCTACCCATACATGATAGCAACCTCGCTGTTTCGCTGACTCTTCTATCTTTTTGATTAACTGCGTTCCGTATCCAGATCCCCGTAATCTTTCTTTCACCCACAAATGGGAAATAAATAACCATTGCCAGTGGATAATTCCCACGACACCACCAACAATTTCTCCCTGCTCGTCTCGAAGAAAAGCTGCCAGGTAATCTAACACATCTTTGTTAACAAAAGTTTCGTTGTATTGACAGACCTGCCGAATAATGGCATCAATATCAGATTTTGCGGGGTTTTCTTCTAGATGGATAGATATAGACATGGCAGATTCCCTTTAATTCTCATAATTCGGGTCATGAGTACCCAGCAGCTTATCCCAGAAAGTGAAATACAAGCCGTAATGCACCTGATAGTTGCGATGGTGTATGGAATGGTGGGTGGAACCAATCAACCATCTGCCTAACCAATGACTTGTACAGGATGGGGAAAATATTTCAAATCCTAGATGGTTTAATACAGCCCAAACAGTCATTGTCAATAGTACAGCAACTAGAGTCATGATATGCAGAGGGATAATAAAGACTATTCCCATAAAGAAAACTGCGTGTACGATCGCCTCTGGTAAATCAAAGGCAAAGGAACTCCAGGGTGTAGGTTCTCCGGAACGGTGATGTCCAGAATGCATCCATTTAAAGAGATTCGGGTGATGAAATATGCGGTGAATAAAGTAAAAATAGCTATCCTGAAGTATCAGTATGACCACAAAGCTGCCTAGCATATACCACAGCCCATACTCACCAAGGTCAGAATACAGTAGAGTCACTCCCAAATCATACTCTGACATGATGAAGGCAGCACCAAGGGCAAAAATGATAGTTGAGAATAGGGATAATTGAATATCTCGAAGTATCGAGGAATTTAAGGGGGGAGAACGACGCAAACTTTGTTTGTCAAGGGACTTTCCTAATAGGGAATAGAAGAGTAAATATGCTCCTCCAGCCATGAAAAAATATCGGGCAAGAATCGCCACGAAGAAAACCAGAAAATAGAACCAAAATAGGTGAGAGTTCAATGCAACATTTCCTGATTCCAAAGGTATTGAGATGATTTTCAGAATAAAAATTACCGTTATTATGACATCCAGAGGAAGAACCGTTGTTTACCCTGGGATTTAGCTAGATGATTTGGAGAAATTAACTAAGAGTTAATCAATACTGGTTTGCTTTCAGTGAGCAAAGGGACTTGTAGTGGGTCATAGCCTAGTTGTTGAGTAATGCGTTCTCTGGCTAAAATACGATATTGCCAAAAATGCTCTCCAGCAGCACATAGACCTAAATACATATTAAGTACCTGGGGTTTTTGCCAGAAGATAGTCCATAGTTGTTGCCAAAATTGACCACGAATATCTGCTCTGCGTATACCCTGATGCCAAATTAGCTGCATCACAAGTCGAAATCCCTTTCCGGGGGAAAATTGCATGGTTTGGTGACGATGGGATGGGGATGTGATGTTTAGACATTGCTGAAAACATCTTCTGAGATAGTTCTGGGGTTCATATAAAGTCCAAAATCCTGCTGTGTACTCCTTCGCAATCTCCGCGATCGCGCGAGTGGGGATAAAATTCATCAAGGAATTTTGGTCTCCAAGTTCAGTTACACCCACACCTGAGACTAAACGCTCCTCTGCTTGTAGACGTTGCCATAAAGCAGTATTCGGCAAAGCTTGGAGAATACCTAGCATGGGTTGAGGAATACTCGTTTGTTCTACAAAGGCTTGAATCCGTTCACCCGCACCTGGGCGTTCACCATCAAAACCAAGAATAAAGCCCGCATAAATTAGCATACCAGCCTGGTTGATTTTGCGACAGGCTTCCACGAGGGGGTGACGGGTATTTTGGAGTTTTTGTGTGACTTGCAGACTGTCTTGATCAGGGGTTTCAATACCCAGGAAGACTGCATAGAAACCTGCTGCATTCATCATCTGCAATAGTTCATCATCTTCTGCCAAATTCACCGAAGCTTCAGTGATAAAGGTAAAAGGGTAATTATGTTGCTGTACCCAAGGAATTAATTCTCTGAGAAAGCGTTTGACATTGCGCTGATTGCCAATGAAGTTGTCATCAACGATAAATAGCGATCCCCGCCAACCTAAATCATAGAGAGCTTGTAATTCTGCGATCGCCTGCTGGGGTTCTTTAGTACGTGGTTTGCGACCATAGAGGGAGATAATGTCACAAAATTCACAATTAAAGGGACAGCCACGGGAAAACTGCATTGCCATCATCAAGTAGGCATTTCGTTGCAACAAATCAAAACGTGGCATCGGACTTTGACTAACATCTGGTTTTTCTGAGGAGCGAAAAATGCCTTGGGTTTTTCCTTGGCGAAGTGCTTCTAAAAACAGGGGGACGGTTAACTCTCCTTCATCTAAAATCAAATAATCGGCTCCGGAATCCAGGGAATCTTGGGGAACAGAGGTGGGGTAGGGACCACCCACAGCGACTTTTTTGCCTAAATGTACCGCTTTTTGAATCAAGGCATGGAAATCTGGTTTCTGTACCAGCATTGCCGAAATAATCACTAAGTCACACCACTGCCAATCCTCGGCGGTTTCCGGTTCCACATTGCGATCGCGGAATCTTATCTGCCAATCCTCAGGCAGGAGGGCTGCAACGGTAATAATACCTAGGGGAGGTAAAACAGCTTTTAGTCCAGCAATTTCCATAAAGCGGTCATAGGACCAAAAGGACTGGGGAAATTTTGGGTAGAGCAATAATGCTTTCATGGTGCTTCCTTGATACAGCTTGAGGTGGACGGTGACAGACCAAACCCGCGCGGAATTACCCAGGAATGTATCCCTTAGCCTATCTCAGTCCGTAAAACTATATCTCAGCCTCCAGAATGATTTTCCTAGAAGCATTGATAACTCACGCATACGGACGCATACTCAATTCCTGGCAATTTTTTCCTGGAATTTTCGCCGGTTATTACGGAAAAATCCCTGGTTTCCAATTTTTCCTCTAACTCCCAGATTTCTCGGTAGGATGTATATCCCTCAGCCCTGAGGAAGAATAGAATAATAGGCGAACCTTGAAAACATCTTCATCTGCCAGAACCAGATTTTGGTAGTAAATATTGCAGAAGACATACGGTAAATATCTGTATGCAAACAAGGCTGATCGCATCTTAAAACACTTGTGATTTCTATGACTTCTCAGATTCGTTTTTTAATGTGTCCTCCCGATCACTACGACGTGGATTATGTGATTAATCCGTGGATGGAGGGCAATATCCATAAATCTTCCCGCGATCGCGCCGTGGAACAGTGGCAGGGCTTGTATCAAATTTTGAAGGAAAATGCCATCGTCGATTTAGTGACACCCGAAAAAGGTGTGCCAGATATGGTTTTCACGGCGAATGCTGGTTTAGTACTGGGAGAAAATGTAGTACTCAGTCGCTTTTTACACAAGGAGCGCCAAGGGGAAGAGCCATTTTTCAAACAGTGGTTTGCGGACAATGGTTTTCATGTTTACGAATTACCTAGGGATTTGCCCTTTGAGGGTGCAGGGGATGCACTCTTAGATCGGGAGGGGCGTTGGTTATGGGCAGGTTATGGCTTCCGTTCGGAGTTAGATTCCCACCCTTACCTAGCAAAATGGTTAGATATTGAAGTTTTGTCTCTACGCTTAATTGATGAGCGTTTCTACCATTTGGATACCTGTTTTTGTCCCTTGGCAAATGGGTACTTACTTTATTATCCGGCGGCTTTTGATTCTTATTCCAACCGTTTAATTGAAATGCGGGTTGCTCCAGAAAAACGCATTGCGATCGCGGAAGCAGACGCGGCAAATTTTGCTTGTAACGCGGTGAACGTGGAAAGCTTGGTGGTGATGAATAAAGCTTCTGAATCACTGAGAGGGAAGTTAACAGCAGCTGGTTTCCGGATTGCTGAAACCCCCTTAACGGAGTTCCTGAAAGCTGGAGGAGCGGCTAAATGCTTGACACTGCGGGTGACAGAACCTGTTCTAGAGGAGGTTCATGCCAATGTCTCCGTGGAAAGCCGAATTTTACGCTTGGAAGGACATTTATTAGACTCTGGTTTGATTAACCGCGCCCTAGATTTAATTGTAGATAGTGGCGGTAGCTTCCAGGTATTGAATTTTAATTTAGGGGAACAAAGACAAAGTACCTCTGCTGCGGAGGTAAAAGTCTCTGCACCTTCCCACGAAGTCATGGAAAGTATTATTTCCCACCTGATTGATTTAGGTGCGGTGGACTTACCCCAGGATGAGCGGGATGTGAAACTGGAACCCGTATTATTAGATGGAGTTGCCCCCGACGATTTCTATGTGACAACTATTTATCCCACCCAAATCAGAATTAATGGTGAGTGGGTGAAGGTGGATAATCAACGCATGGATGGAGCGATCGCCATCAGAGAAACCCCAGATGGTTTAGTAGCTAGGTGTAAAATTTTACGTGATTTAGAAGTTGGGGAGCAAGTGGTTGTGGATGTCCAAGGTATCCGCACCATTCGTAAGCCAGAATCACGGGAAAAGCGCAATACCGAAGAATTCAGCTTCATGTCGGCGGGGGTTTCTAGTGAGCGCCGCGTGGAACTAATTGTGGAGCAAGTCGCCTGGGAATTGCGGCAAATCCGGGATGCTGGTGGTAAGGTAGTTGTGACTGCTGGACCCGTAGTTATCCATACTGGGGGAGGAGAACATCTTTCCCAATTAATTCGCCAAGGATATGTACAAGCGCTTCTGGGTGGCAACGCGATCGCCGTCCATGATATCGAGCAATCGATGATGGGTACATCCCTAGGTGTGGATATGAAGCGGGGTGTATCTGTACGCGGAGGACACCGCCACCATTTGAAGGTAATTAATACTATCCGGCGTTACGGTAGCATTGCCAAAGCTGTGGAAGCAGGGATGATTAAGAGCGGTGTGATGTATGAATGTATCCGCAATCAAGTTCCCTTTGCCTTAGCAGGTTCGATTCGTGATGACGGTCCCCTACCAGATACGCAAATGGATTTAATTAAAGCACAAACCCAATACGCAGATTTACTCAGGGGAGCGGATATGATTCTCATGCTCTCTTCCATGTTGCATTCCATTGGTGTGGGTAATATGACACCATCGGGGGTAAAAATGGTCTGTGTGGATATTAACCCCGCAGTCGTGACGAAATTGAGCGATCGCGGTTCTGTGGAATCTCTAGGAGTTGTCACCGATGTCGGTTTGTTCCTTAGTCTGTTGATTCAACAGTTAGATAAGCTCACCAGTCCCTACACTGCACGTATGAATTAATACCAATTTGAAAAAACAATACGACACATAGACAAAACCCCTCCCCATAGACGCGGAGCGGCTTCTCGCAGAGTACCCTCCCCAAAATCGGGGAAGGTGCCCGATAGGGCGGGTGGGGTATCTTTCGTACACATTTTTTGAATCGGTATAATCATCTAGAGACGTTCCCATGGAGCGTCTCTCTCCCATCAAGAAAAAACATCTTCGTAAATATCTGCCATCGTCAGAGTTAAACCTATGGACTTGAATTCTAATTGCTGATTTTCTACTAAAATATCTTGCAACCAATTCCCTTCCCCATCCTGACGATAGACTTCCACTCTGACTTCATCTTGAGCAATTAATACATATTCCTGTAAACTTGCCAAACTTTGATAGTTAATCCGTTTTTCCCGTTTATCTGTAGTCTTGGTACTATCAGATAGAACTCCAATAATTAGCTGAGGACGGGTTTTGACATATCTGTCATTATCTTGGGGGTCACAGGTAACGATAATATCGGGATAGTAAAATATATCAGCTTTGGTTGTCTCCACTTTCACCTTCATATCGGAAACAAAAGCACGACAGGAAGTCCCACGCAAATGAGGACGGAACAAGGCAATCAAATTAGTGACTATCAGGTTATGTTCCTCACTAGCACCTGCCATGGCAAAAACTTGCCCACCCAAATACTTGTGACGTACTTCACTTTCTAGTTCTAATTGCAGGTATTCGTCAACAGTCAGGAAATTTAAAGGCGATCGCATGATTTTCCTCGCCAACAAAAATTTTCAATATCCGCAATATGGCATTACTATATATATTCTAAAAGACTGTCACTCACATCAACTTTATGGATAGACAACCGATACAGGTAATTGGAGGTGGACTCGCAGGCACAGAAGCAGCATGGCAAATTGCCCAAGCTGGAGTACCAGTGATTTTCCATGAAATGCGTCCCCAACGTTATAGCCCAGCCCACCATACGGAACATTTAGCAGAGTTAGTCTGTAGCAATTCCTTCGGGGCAATGGCGAGCGATCGCGCTGCGGGTTTATTACACGAAGAATTACGTCAACTCGGTTCTATTGTCATTGCCAAAGCTGATGAACATTCTGTCCCTGCTGGTGGCGCTCTGGCAGTCGATCGGGGGCAGTTCAGTCAAGATTTAACGGAAACTCTCTCCAGTCACCCCCTCATTGATTTTCGTCGAGAAGAAGTCCGCAAAATTCCAGAGGGGATTGTGGTTTTAGCTACTGGACCTCTAACAAGTCCCGATTTAGCAGAGGATTTACATCGCTTTACGGGGATGGAATACCTGAGCTTTTTTGATGCTGCTAGTCCAATTATTGTCGGGGAATCTATCAATCGAGATATCGCCTTTCTTGCCTCTCGCTATGACAAGGGGGAAGCTGCTTATTTGAATTGCCCCATGAATAAAGCAGAATATCTGCGTTTTCGGGAGGCACTTTGTCAAGGAGAACAAACGGAACTCAAAGATTTTGAACGGGAAACGGCAAAGTTTTTTGAAGCTTGTTTGCCCATTGAAGAGTTAGCACAACGGGGTGAAGATACTATGCGCTACGGTCCCCTCAAACCCGTAGGTTTATCGGATAGTCGGACAGGCGATCGCCCCTATGCAGTGGTACAGTTGCGTCAGGAAGATAAAGCGGGTCAACTTTGGAACATGGTTGGTTTCCAAACTAATCTGCGTTGGGGTGAGCAAAAGCGTATTTTTCAGATGATTCCCAGCTTGGAAAACGCGGAGTTTGTGCGTTTGGGTGTAATGCATCGCAACACATTTATTAATGCACCCCAGTTAATGCAAGCAACTCTGCAATTTCGTCATAATCCGCAATTACTAGCGGCTGGACAATTAATCGGTACGGAAGGATACACGGCTGCGGCTGCGGGTGGTTGCTTGGCAGGTATCAATGCTGCACGTTTAGCTTTAGGGAAGGAAACAGTCACTCTGCCGAATACAACGATGATGGGTTCACTGTTTGAATTTATCAGTTCGGCTTCTCCCAAACACTTTCAACCCATGCCTCCAAATTTTGGAATTCTGCCGGAATTGGGTGAAAAAATCAAAAACAAGCAAGAAAGATATGGTAGATACCGCGATCGCGCTCTGGGCGATTTAAAAAACTGGTGTAGTCAACTCTAGCCGTCAAAAACCATGAAACATATGATGTTTTTCAGTCACAAAACCTATGTCATATAAAATGCCACACTAAAAGCAGAAACCGCCAAAATCAAAGGCATTACAGCACCAAACTCAAATTTTTTGGTTCTTAAAACTTTGACCATTGATGCTGGAATTGCTAAGGGCCACAGCAATGTCATCACAACCATAGTCAAAGAGAGAAAAGTGTTCTCTGGTGAAGAACTCACACTACGCAGAGAAAACCTTAACCAATTAATTAAAAAGTAGCCAGTCATTAGTACATAACTAACAACTAATGCATATTCCATTTTACTCACTATCAATCCTCCTTCGGCTATGTCAAAAATCAGTGTAACGACTGAACTAATTAAATACAGGTTTTCTCAATGTTATCGAATGTTATTTACCTTGACGAAAAACAAACTAATGATGTTCTCAACCTGATAATTAAAATTCTTTCGATGGATTAAATGTTAGTAGAGTTGGGAATAGAGAGAAATCAGTAATTTCACTCATTTTATCATGGGTGATTATGAAGAAAAAACTAGCATAAGTTTATCAAATTATTGATTTTTCTGCACAGTAGGTCTATCTAGATTGCCAATAGACTATACAAAATAAGGCTTTAGCCCAGAGAATACAGACAACTTTGCTATTTTAACAAATCTGGATTGACAAATCTGTTGTGAGCAATACACGCAAGAGAAATACTGTATAAAATAATATATTGATTATCCTTCATCAATAATTAATCATATTTTTTACTCTTTTGAGAGCAAATTTATTGCGTGACTTTAGCAAATATTTACTAATGAGAGAAAAAAGATTTTTTGTCCGATTTTATACTTAAAACATTTGATTAAAAGATACATTCAAAGTTCTAATAACTACTATTTATACTTGCGTAATCCTACTATGGAAGATATGAAGCTAACTTGGATGTATAGGTTGAATTCCTATTAAATTCTGCGATTATTAAAATTTGTAAATTTGATGGTAAAGATGAGATGACACAATTTTCACAGGGTAAAAAAGTTGTAGTTGTGGGTGCTGGTTGGGCTGGATTAAGTGCGACATACAGCCTAGCCAAACAAGGTTATGACGTGACTTTGCTAGAGGCAGGTTCCTATCCTGGGGGTTTAGTGGCGGGTTGGCGCACCCCTGGGGGACGTGCAGTTGAGGCAGGTATCCATGGTTTTTGGTATCCCTACAGAAATATTTTTGCCTTGATTAACGAATTAGGTATCAATCCCTTTACCAGTTGGACACGTTCTTCTCAGTATTCTCCCGCAGGTTTAGAAGTTGAGTCACCCATATTCCAAGATTTACCTCGTTTACCTTCACCTCTAGGAACTTTTTTATACACAAAATTTCAGCGTTTACCACTAAGCGATCGCCTCAGTGCATTACCCTTACTCTATGCAGTTGTGGACTTTGATAATTCTGATGCTGCATGGCAGAGATATGACAGTGTGACAGCTAGGGAGCTATTTAAAACCTTTGCTGTTTCTGCCCGATTATACCGTGAAGCCTTTGAACCGATGCTACTAGTGGGTTTGTTTGCACCGGGGGAACAATGTTCCGCAGCCGCGACTATCGGTATGCTTTATTACTTTATCCTTGCCCACCAGGCAGATTTTGATGTTGTCTGGTGCCGTGGTACGGTGGGGGAAAAAATATTTCGTCCTTGGGTGGAGAGAATTACAAATTTAGGTGGAAAAATTCTCAGCGATCGCAAAGTTACTGATTTAATTCTGAATGAGCATGATCAAGCGACGGCTGTAGTTTGTCAAGATGAAGTGTTTGCTGCGGATGCGGTAATTTTTGCCGTAGGAATTACAGGGATGAAAAAAATTGTTGCTGGAAGTTCCAGTTTACAAAAATATCCAGAATTTCGGAATTTATCTAATTTAAATGCCATTGATGTGGTGGCAACCCGTCTCTGGTTTGACAGAAAAATTAAGATTCCCCGTCCATCTAATGCTTGCTTCGGTTTTGATGCCACGACGGGATGGACATTTTTTGATTTAAACGCTTTACATGATGAATACAAAGATGAACCGGGAAGTGTAATTGAAGTCGATTTTTACCATGGGAATCAGTTTCTATTTGCCAGTGATGCAGAAGTTATTCGGATGGTGCAAAATTACTTGGCAACTTGTATCCCAGAATTTCGGAATGCTCAGGTAATTGATAGTAGTGTGATACGTTTGCCCCAAGCAGTAACTCATTTTTCTCCCGGTAGTTATCGTTATATGCTGCCTGCTCAAACTAGTTTAAAAAATGTCTTTATGAGTGGGGATTGGATTATTAATCGCCATGGTTCTTGGTCTCAGGAAAAAGCCTATGTAACTGGTTTGGAAGCAGCTAATCTAGTAATGTCCTCCTTAGGAGAGGGTATACCCGCCAAGATTTTACCTATAGAAGCAGATGAGCCACATATACAATTGTTGAGAAAAATTAATCAGAATTGGCGAAAGTTTGCGGGGAATTTATTACCAGATTATTTCTTACCCTAGGGATAGGGGGAAAGGTATGTTTCTTTTTTTTGATAACTGTCCCCTGTCCCCTGTTCCTACTATAAATACTTTTGCAGGAGCAACTGTAACTTAGATTTAGTTGCAGCAGGTGCTTTTTCTAGGTTAGTGAGAATCGCATATTTTAAGGCTGAATGGGCATCACTAACGGGGGGATTTGCAGCTAAACGTCGCACCGTTTCTTGAATGACTTTTTGTGCATTAATGGCATTGCGTTGTAAATTAGCTATGACCATATCGACGGTGACACTATCATGGTCAGAATGCCAGCAATCGTAATCGGTAACTAGTGCTAAAGTTGCGTAGGCAATTTCGGCTTCCCTCGCTAATTTCGCTTCGGGAAGATTAGTCATCCCAATCACGGTTGCTCCCCAACTGCGGTAGAGGTTTGATTCTGCTTTGGTGGAAAATGCAGGTCCCTCCATACAGACGTAGGTTCCCCCCTCGTGAAGGGTAACATCAGGGAGGTTAAGGGAGGCGATCGCCTCGGTTAAAATTCCTGCTAAATGACGACAGATGGGTTCACCAAAAGCAATGTGGGCAACTATTCCTTCTCCAAAGAAGGTGGAAACCCGATTTTTGGTTCTATCAATAAATTGATCAGGAACTACCATATCTAATGGTTTAGCTTCTTCCTTCAGGGAACCCACCGCACTCGCTGAGATGAGATATTCCACACCTAGTTGTTTCATGGCATGGATATTAGCTCGAAATGGCAACTCTGAGGGAGTAAGAGTGTGATTTCGACCATGACGAGCTAAAAATGCTACCTGAGTACCGTCAATTGTCCCCAAAATAATGGCATCAGATGGTGAACCAAAGGGAGTTTCTAGCTGTACTTCCTGGACATCTTTGAGAGCATCCATTTTATACAAGCCACTGCCACCAATAATCCCAATACGTGCTTGTGCCATGATACTTCACCTCTCAAGTTAATTAACCCCAGACATTTTACTGGTAAATGGCAGATGTCGGTGTAAATTCGAGGGAGGGACATCAAGAGAGACGCTCCGTCGGAACGTCTCTACCAATGGGTTTCGGGCAATGATAATATCTTGTGTTTAGAGATAGTCTACTCTGGCATCAAATCCACGCTCACGCAATAATCGGGAACGTCTTTCCGCAGCAGTGCGATCGCTAAATTCTCCAGCATTGACATAGTTTCCTAGTCTTGATGTTGTCGAAAAAGCATCGGGAACATATCGACGTACCATATCCAAGGTTTGAGAATGGGACATGGGGATAACTACGACATAGCGGTTTTCCCTGTTGGAATCGTCGTTAATGGGGTTGGGATTGCTGGGATTATCGCTAATATTGCTATTTAAACGTAATGCTTGCCAGGTACTAAAATCTACATAACCTGTGGGATTTAAATTAGAACTACGCTGAAACTGCGCGATCGCGTCTCTGGTAGCTGCACCAAAGTAACCATTAATATTGCCGTTGTAAAATCCCCACTGACGTAGACGTTGCTGTACTGCGACTACTCGCTGGCTATTTTCTCCTAAACAAATATCTCCCCTGGTGGCTGTACAGTTGTCTTGACCAGCATCCACAGCTTGGTAAATAGCCTGTAAAGTTTCACCATCAGCAATACCATCTACGGGTAATCTATTGGCTTGCTGGAATCTAGCTACGGCTTCCTTAGTTAAAATACCAAATTTGCCCGTGGGATTGGCGTTAAAGTAACCTAGTTTTCTTAAAGCTCTCTGTAAATTGATCACCTCGGAACCGCTATCACCTTCATTTAAAGCGTTGGGTAAGGTATCACCTCCCATACCATCATTAGGTGACTTTCTTAAACTGACACGGATGGCGTTTAAGGTTCCATTGGCAACAATCCCATCAGCTACTAAACCCCGTGATTGTTGGAAGCGAATCACAGCTTGTTGGGTTTCTGTACCAAAGTAACCAGTATTGGGACCTCGGAAAAAGCCTAATCTGCCTAAGTCTTGCTGCAACTGTGTAACTCCTGCACCCCGACTACCTAACTGCATCACGTTGGGGTTTTGTGCCCGTTGACACAATCTATTTAATGCTTGCTGGGTTTGGGGACCAACA
The Calothrix sp. 336/3 DNA segment above includes these coding regions:
- a CDS encoding GTP-binding protein, producing the protein MSLPKITVVAGCAGAGKTTWIHRQILIADPSENNILYFAPGTGNVPIDQTHLQSEFTNLKIFSDGQEIEFISHLIKADRVFIEIAAYLELGAIASLLDSLPYHRVAVLPPSWKDSEFHPWAKEIIPGAAVQTTDSQNQLWRSPTTGQVIDEDSLQEFWYELTQGAYGEVTRAKGVFTVADGRSLYADFVQGVPSTDFFELDFPRHLEGRPQLFSGIEVLGSNLDQVVMRQTLGDCCLADNAILQYQQQVKQILAEEAIS
- a CDS encoding GAF domain-containing protein, coding for MESNSQSSSNYKLTEYPDIGLQTILKRLTKTMERDTLIRQTTNQLRESLQVDRVILYYFYQRWHGQVTFEALSTPELSILGSIGPAECFNDEYAALYLAGRVRAIPDIELEPIQECHQNFLRQLQVRANLAVPILTSKGLWGLLIAHHCQAPYPWTSAHISLMQREAEHLAIAGSIRDS
- a CDS encoding GNAT family N-acetyltransferase; translated protein: MSISIHLEENPAKSDIDAIIRQVCQYNETFVNKDVLDYLAAFLRDEQGEIVGGVVGIIHWQWLFISHLWVKERLRGSGYGTQLIKKIEESAKQRGCYHVWVDTFSFQALSFYENLGYEIFGVLEDYPPGYKRFFLQKRHLSDVNTLNL
- a CDS encoding sterol desaturase family protein — encoded protein: MNSHLFWFYFLVFFVAILARYFFMAGGAYLLFYSLLGKSLDKQSLRRSPPLNSSILRDIQLSLFSTIIFALGAAFIMSEYDLGVTLLYSDLGEYGLWYMLGSFVVILILQDSYFYFIHRIFHHPNLFKWMHSGHHRSGEPTPWSSFAFDLPEAIVHAVFFMGIVFIIPLHIMTLVAVLLTMTVWAVLNHLGFEIFSPSCTSHWLGRWLIGSTHHSIHHRNYQVHYGLYFTFWDKLLGTHDPNYEN
- a CDS encoding B12-binding domain-containing radical SAM protein — its product is MKALLLYPKFPQSFWSYDRFMEIAGLKAVLPPLGIITVAALLPEDWQIRFRDRNVEPETAEDWQWCDLVIISAMLVQKPDFHALIQKAVHLGKKVAVGGPYPTSVPQDSLDSGADYLILDEGELTVPLFLEALRQGKTQGIFRSSEKPDVSQSPMPRFDLLQRNAYLMMAMQFSRGCPFNCEFCDIISLYGRKPRTKEPQQAIAELQALYDLGWRGSLFIVDDNFIGNQRNVKRFLRELIPWVQQHNYPFTFITEASVNLAEDDELLQMMNAAGFYAVFLGIETPDQDSLQVTQKLQNTRHPLVEACRKINQAGMLIYAGFILGFDGERPGAGERIQAFVEQTSIPQPMLGILQALPNTALWQRLQAEERLVSGVGVTELGDQNSLMNFIPTRAIAEIAKEYTAGFWTLYEPQNYLRRCFQQCLNITSPSHRHQTMQFSPGKGFRLVMQLIWHQGIRRADIRGQFWQQLWTIFWQKPQVLNMYLGLCAAGEHFWQYRILARERITQQLGYDPLQVPLLTESKPVLINS